From the Neorhodopirellula lusitana genome, one window contains:
- the fhcD gene encoding formylmethanofuran--tetrahydromethanopterin N-formyltransferase yields MSEVSFEIAGVPIEATFAEAFDMKATRLVITADDRQWCRDACAAMCGFGTSVIACGIEIAVEQELSPEATPDGRPGAAILAFAVSGKELEKQIPRRAGQCLLTCPTTAAYAGIVGGRDVHSKRVPLGKTLRYFGDGMQISKVIRQTRLDLDQNEVAQDVRYWRIPVMDGEFVCEHDVARVDAVGGGNFILMGRSMQSVTKACRAAVDAIRPLSGVITPFPGGTTRSGSKVGSKYPALFASTNEAYCPTLRNVVESRLPEGTNAVLEIVLDGMNADSIAHAMDAGIRAACMSVGDAGLTGVSAGNYGGKLGRHHFHLHEILKGGA; encoded by the coding sequence ATGAGTGAAGTCTCTTTTGAAATTGCGGGGGTCCCGATTGAGGCGACGTTCGCTGAAGCGTTCGACATGAAGGCGACCCGTTTGGTTATCACCGCGGATGATCGTCAGTGGTGCCGTGACGCTTGTGCCGCCATGTGTGGTTTCGGGACCAGCGTGATCGCATGCGGAATCGAGATTGCTGTTGAACAGGAGTTGTCGCCCGAAGCGACGCCCGATGGCCGACCCGGTGCCGCGATTTTGGCGTTCGCGGTTTCGGGGAAAGAACTGGAGAAACAGATTCCGCGGCGGGCCGGTCAGTGCCTTTTGACTTGCCCCACGACGGCGGCCTATGCGGGGATTGTGGGTGGACGCGACGTGCACTCGAAGCGTGTGCCGCTAGGAAAGACGCTTCGTTACTTTGGCGACGGGATGCAGATCAGCAAGGTTATTCGCCAGACCCGACTGGATCTCGATCAGAACGAGGTTGCGCAGGACGTGCGATATTGGCGGATACCGGTGATGGATGGTGAGTTTGTTTGCGAGCACGATGTGGCTCGTGTGGACGCGGTCGGCGGCGGTAATTTTATTCTGATGGGGCGTTCGATGCAGTCCGTGACGAAGGCCTGTCGTGCCGCGGTTGATGCGATTCGCCCGCTTTCCGGTGTGATCACTCCGTTCCCCGGCGGGACGACTCGCAGCGGGTCGAAAGTGGGTTCGAAGTATCCGGCGTTGTTTGCGTCCACCAATGAGGCGTACTGTCCGACGCTTCGCAATGTCGTTGAGTCTCGCCTTCCCGAAGGCACCAACGCGGTGCTGGAGATCGTGCTTGATGGGATGAATGCCGATTCCATCGCCCACGCGATGGATGCCGGGATTCGCGCCGCTTGCATGTCGGTGGGGGATGCCGGTTTAACCGGCGTTTCAGCTGGGAATTATGGCGGCAAGTTGGGACGTCATCATTTCCACTTGCATGAAATTTTGAAGGGAGGGGCGTGA
- a CDS encoding formylmethanofuran dehydrogenase subunit C, which yields MKRIVVQLRNDVHGQIDCSRIRLDEWCEWTVDEIRRFPLASVTGVSAPKYCVGDVFEVHCESVDGSAPELRIEGSTSQLDCIGNQHRLGQIWIDGNVGSHCGSCMTGGQIWVTGDVGDALGAPLGTRGTGMNGGQIHVQGNAGDLAGHRMRRGEIWIEGHTGSGVASWQIAGTIRVGGSVGSNVAYGMRRGTLILDQAADLPESRFSAPVELRSPFTALVGLGETQNANRGGKSSQEAEETLWQVQRGDRSVSGIGEVWMPQVDLPEAITSHANSV from the coding sequence ATGAAACGAATCGTGGTTCAGCTTCGCAATGACGTTCATGGCCAAATTGATTGCTCGAGGATTCGGTTGGACGAATGGTGTGAATGGACGGTCGATGAAATTCGTCGTTTTCCACTCGCTTCGGTTACCGGTGTTTCAGCGCCGAAGTACTGCGTCGGCGATGTCTTTGAGGTTCATTGTGAGTCAGTGGATGGCTCGGCACCGGAGCTTCGAATCGAAGGCAGTACCTCGCAATTGGATTGCATCGGCAATCAGCATCGGCTTGGCCAGATTTGGATTGATGGCAATGTCGGTAGCCATTGCGGTTCGTGCATGACGGGTGGCCAGATTTGGGTAACTGGCGATGTCGGTGACGCTTTGGGTGCACCGCTGGGGACTCGCGGTACCGGTATGAACGGCGGCCAGATTCATGTTCAAGGCAACGCGGGTGATCTTGCGGGGCACCGGATGCGACGCGGTGAAATCTGGATTGAAGGTCATACCGGTAGCGGCGTAGCGTCGTGGCAGATTGCCGGAACGATTCGCGTGGGCGGAAGCGTGGGCAGCAACGTTGCCTATGGGATGCGCCGCGGCACTCTGATTTTGGATCAGGCAGCCGACTTGCCGGAAAGCCGCTTTAGTGCCCCGGTTGAGTTGCGTAGTCCGTTCACCGCATTGGTCGGACTGGGCGAAACGCAGAATGCGAATCGGGGTGGGAAATCGAGCCAGGAAGCGGAAGAGACGCTTTGGCAGGTGCAGCGTGGTGACCGCAGTGTCAGCGGCATCGGTGAGGTTTGGATGCCCCAGGTTGATTTACCCGAAGCTATTACATCTCACGCTAATTCAGTTTGA
- a CDS encoding FKBP-type peptidyl-prolyl cis-trans isomerase — protein sequence MSQSPLTQSASAQEPDAGTEDSVGYFLGFSVGQSFAQQGFRAGDFSAEGMQKGLADALAGKDPGLTQDQLAEVQGKIQAMLQKRQAAANAETEKQALMNKEKSEVWMTQNAKAEGVKPLDKGIQFKVITEGEGGSPSPTDTVSVHYTGKLTNGEVFDSSVQRGEPAQFPVNRVIQGWQLALQKMKVGSKWMLFIPPEMAYGADGAPPKIGPNEVLVFEVELLEIL from the coding sequence ATGTCCCAAAGCCCGCTGACTCAATCCGCGTCTGCTCAAGAACCTGACGCTGGCACCGAAGACTCGGTTGGCTACTTCCTGGGTTTCTCGGTTGGACAATCCTTTGCTCAACAAGGCTTCCGAGCCGGTGACTTCTCCGCCGAAGGCATGCAGAAGGGACTCGCCGACGCCCTTGCCGGCAAAGATCCTGGCCTAACCCAAGATCAACTTGCGGAAGTCCAAGGCAAGATCCAAGCCATGCTGCAAAAGCGACAAGCCGCCGCCAATGCAGAGACTGAAAAACAAGCTCTCATGAACAAGGAAAAGAGCGAGGTTTGGATGACCCAGAACGCGAAAGCCGAAGGCGTCAAACCACTCGACAAGGGCATCCAGTTCAAGGTCATCACCGAAGGTGAAGGCGGCTCACCCAGCCCAACCGACACTGTTTCGGTCCACTACACCGGCAAGCTGACCAACGGCGAAGTCTTCGACAGCAGCGTCCAACGTGGCGAGCCCGCACAATTCCCCGTCAATCGCGTGATCCAAGGCTGGCAACTGGCCCTTCAAAAAATGAAGGTCGGCTCGAAATGGATGCTCTTCATTCCACCAGAAATGGCATACGGTGCCGACGGTGCTCCACCCAAGATCGGCCCCAACGAAGTGCTCGTCTTTGAAGTCGAACTGCTGGAAATCCTGTAA
- a CDS encoding serine/threonine protein kinase → MPHLDLADFELGPVLGVGTVGTIYSGKVRTDREVAPAAWALVGEDLAIKKLHPSVSSDELIQARFRREMLILERLQHPNIIGYFGGGSCENQLFYVMQRVDGGTIKDLIESSGAFSWPVVVDVARQVSSALQCAHNHSVIHRDLKPGNLFLTRDAQVKLGDFGIARDLHSADLTNQGLTVGTHAYMAPEQITGDDTISGKADLYALGCCLFEMLSGRKVFLGENFAQLFEQHLRSKPPRISQFVGDVPKELDEIIDQCLAKSPEDRPFNARAIQGVMLQIGEDYDLAGLPDPEEADTDPAHPARVKAHDVGASQATERGRQMLEKQIQARLGGIPREPIPMWRLALILAAIVIAMLVAMLASQVAQ, encoded by the coding sequence ATGCCTCACCTGGACCTAGCCGATTTTGAATTAGGCCCGGTTCTGGGTGTAGGAACCGTCGGCACAATCTACAGTGGAAAAGTACGGACTGACCGAGAGGTAGCCCCGGCCGCTTGGGCGTTGGTTGGCGAAGATCTCGCGATCAAAAAATTACACCCGTCGGTAAGCTCGGATGAGCTCATCCAGGCGAGGTTCCGTCGCGAGATGCTGATCCTGGAACGCCTTCAGCACCCCAATATCATTGGGTACTTCGGCGGCGGAAGCTGCGAAAACCAACTCTTCTATGTGATGCAGCGCGTCGACGGTGGAACGATCAAGGACTTGATCGAATCCTCCGGCGCCTTTTCTTGGCCTGTGGTCGTCGACGTGGCCCGCCAAGTCAGCTCCGCCCTGCAATGCGCCCACAATCACAGCGTGATCCACCGCGACCTGAAACCAGGAAACCTGTTCCTGACTCGCGACGCCCAAGTCAAATTGGGTGACTTCGGGATCGCCCGCGACCTGCATTCCGCGGACCTGACCAACCAAGGCCTCACCGTGGGCACGCACGCCTACATGGCTCCGGAACAAATCACCGGCGACGACACGATCTCCGGCAAAGCGGACCTCTACGCGCTCGGGTGCTGCCTGTTCGAGATGTTGAGCGGACGCAAAGTCTTTCTAGGCGAGAACTTTGCCCAACTCTTCGAACAGCACCTGCGATCCAAGCCGCCTCGGATCAGCCAGTTTGTCGGCGATGTGCCTAAAGAGCTGGACGAAATCATCGACCAATGCCTCGCGAAATCACCTGAAGACCGCCCCTTCAATGCTCGCGCCATCCAAGGCGTGATGCTCCAAATCGGCGAGGATTACGACCTCGCTGGACTGCCTGACCCAGAAGAGGCCGACACGGACCCAGCGCATCCAGCCCGAGTGAAGGCTCACGACGTGGGCGCCAGCCAGGCGACTGAGCGCGGACGCCAGATGCTCGAAAAGCAAATTCAAGCAAGACTCGGTGGCATCCCGCGAGAACCCATCCCGATGTGGCGACTCGCACTCATCCTGGCCGCGATCGTGATCGCAATGCTAGTCGCCATGCTGGCCTCCCAGGTTGCCCAATAG
- the rplU gene encoding 50S ribosomal protein L21 yields the protein MYAIFVDGGRQYRVEPGMEIDVDFREIAEGESLQFATVLAVGGDDGLKLGTPTLDGVSVTASVLGTKMDKKIYVQKFRRRKHSKKRTGHRQSNTRVRIEEIAGV from the coding sequence ATGTATGCCATCTTTGTTGACGGTGGACGCCAGTACCGCGTTGAGCCAGGTATGGAAATCGATGTCGATTTCCGCGAAATCGCTGAAGGTGAAAGCCTCCAGTTCGCCACCGTATTGGCAGTCGGCGGCGATGACGGGCTAAAGCTCGGAACACCTACTTTGGATGGCGTTTCTGTAACGGCGTCCGTGCTCGGAACTAAAATGGACAAGAAGATTTATGTCCAAAAGTTCCGCCGACGTAAGCACAGCAAGAAGCGTACGGGACACCGTCAAAGCAACACTCGCGTGCGTATCGAAGAAATCGCTGGCGTTTGA
- the pyrE gene encoding orotate phosphoribosyltransferase produces MTASADRTPLIELMEREALQRGTFTLASGKTANYYLDCRRVTLHPKGAGLVGRAMLDFISTNAANAGIPDAVGGMAIGADPITASIVTLAGMENIELSGFMVRKEPKGHGMGQQVEGPVTAGQNVVIVEDVITSGGSAIKAVEAAQAFGLNVLYVLAIIDRLAGGEAAFAAKGLKLYTLTTIRDFGIEPESAE; encoded by the coding sequence ATGACTGCTTCCGCTGACCGAACGCCTTTAATTGAATTGATGGAGCGCGAAGCGCTTCAGCGTGGAACCTTCACACTCGCTAGTGGAAAAACGGCGAACTATTACCTTGATTGCCGCCGCGTGACGTTGCACCCCAAGGGTGCCGGTTTGGTCGGCCGGGCGATGCTCGATTTCATTTCCACCAATGCCGCCAACGCTGGCATCCCCGACGCGGTCGGTGGGATGGCCATCGGAGCGGATCCGATCACGGCATCGATCGTGACGTTGGCGGGCATGGAAAACATCGAACTTTCGGGATTCATGGTTCGCAAAGAACCCAAGGGACACGGCATGGGGCAACAGGTCGAAGGGCCCGTGACGGCCGGACAAAATGTAGTGATCGTCGAAGATGTGATCACGAGTGGTGGCAGTGCCATCAAGGCTGTCGAAGCGGCGCAGGCATTCGGTTTGAATGTGTTGTATGTGCTGGCGATCATCGATCGCTTGGCTGGTGGCGAAGCAGCGTTCGCGGCAAAGGGCCTGAAACTGTACACCCTGACCACGATTCGTGACTTTGGTATCGAGCCTGAGTCAGCCGAATAA
- a CDS encoding pyrimidine/purine nucleoside phosphorylase: MQVNEYFDGKVKSIGFENSEGRVTSGVMAVGDYEFGTSEHELMKVVSGAISAKLPGSDSFETFATGQQFEIEANVKFQVQIKEPTAYLCFYS, translated from the coding sequence ATGCAAGTGAATGAATATTTCGACGGGAAAGTCAAATCGATTGGTTTCGAGAACTCCGAAGGTCGCGTCACGTCGGGCGTGATGGCGGTTGGTGACTATGAGTTCGGCACCAGCGAGCACGAGTTGATGAAGGTTGTTAGCGGAGCGATCTCGGCGAAGTTGCCAGGCAGCGATTCGTTTGAAACCTTCGCAACGGGCCAACAGTTTGAAATCGAAGCGAACGTCAAGTTCCAGGTTCAGATCAAAGAGCCAACCGCGTACCTATGCTTCTATAGCTAG
- a CDS encoding transposase, which translates to MSDPTPKDGIGHLLDRDADIAVSAHTRPHWAQSGTITFITLRLIDSIPKEVITRWDQLRCQFIARLLTDPTDDWRADRDRLSDADRAAYDKQFKRLREDTLDSCLGQCILQDPVAAQIVLDALRFFDGDRYLLGDTIIMPNHVHFLAAFRDANAMRKQCTSWMRYTTRRINECMGRTGHLWQPEPFDHLVRSEKQLDYLRDYIQQNPVKANLAKGDFLYRRSNRAF; encoded by the coding sequence ATGAGCGATCCAACTCCGAAAGACGGCATCGGTCATTTGCTCGATCGCGACGCCGACATCGCCGTCTCGGCTCACACTCGACCTCACTGGGCCCAGTCAGGGACGATCACATTCATCACCCTCCGGCTGATCGATTCGATCCCCAAGGAAGTCATCACAAGGTGGGATCAATTGCGATGCCAGTTCATCGCCAGATTACTGACCGACCCAACCGATGATTGGCGTGCAGACCGTGATCGTTTGTCTGACGCGGATCGTGCCGCGTATGACAAGCAGTTCAAACGACTTCGCGAAGACACACTCGATTCGTGTCTGGGCCAATGCATCTTGCAGGATCCGGTGGCCGCGCAAATCGTACTGGACGCTTTGAGGTTCTTTGACGGGGATCGTTATCTGTTGGGCGACACGATCATCATGCCTAACCACGTTCATTTCCTAGCCGCATTCCGTGATGCCAACGCCATGCGGAAACAATGCACGTCCTGGATGCGGTACACGACGCGGCGAATCAACGAGTGCATGGGTCGCACGGGCCACCTATGGCAACCCGAGCCATTCGATCACTTGGTCCGCAGTGAGAAACAACTGGACTACCTTCGCGATTACATCCAGCAAAACCCAGTCAAAGCGAATCTCGCAAAAGGCGATTTCCTCTACCGCCGATCCAATCGAGCGTTCTAG
- a CDS encoding redoxin domain-containing protein: MSQSSFPIYVFPFFCMSIVLSAAVSQRPANGQSSVSDSRPPEVVVLNTIEDNAGFGMELHRVSIRGVARDSAGKPISAATVYVASQNPRSPGGFENLRGQTTSDEAGRYELSDVQLLVNRTRPNPLPEPAEGGFVVFGVADGYGITWSKEHRYRPEERQQAIKQQDAPIDETVPAFYRNEPMVVDLDFDLPATLQGQITDDFGQPIAGATVSLGLIRNWRNLDGGGMWSCRYVGKVEEVRPVPFGAIRSLPAELRETTTGADGRYRFDQLRRDTIYLGLITPGPLFDAYQFSLSTQEKRTSKSRLVHTGYDGTLGREFETPRDVNVVVVDRKNERPVSDAIVTAYHKRKIRHVGSRGRTDANGETKLRLPPSEQEDDYELCVEPSSTEPLLLESFRFTVPKKGHSIDVPVKLQHAAIVQIRCVDADSGNPVSGVRFEYETDTHSTPQTVSSQSVYVDHPVTNNQGMLTAYLPPGRRRFIALDDSAGVERSQSVSLDHDTGLRGELVELVAGETTKVQFEIPSVLDDSSSWPARKSVFPKEYAEKWDLQGRLMRDARAKVSVRLTRTSGKKLDAKKMLETFRNLDPYQVPNVEAIFNDTFDAKLHMTPMVITVDGSKKREDTYSVDIGSKLPRLDSDGNVRPTRTMVSNGFEFVSVSGFNNQVDVNEASKSRHHISSLHDLCRWPLIRRIRPGQTPPEDELPQPNIIDLGDRVAFEMELERGGGKMVFRQVCDKKTGFIFEFAVGPTFDDLADVRFYFAPTEQSNGLILPGMEVSWKLRDNKIQHYELHLIDEVKLLDAIAPETFAVAIPAGSMIVDYRGISNDPQQPRQRPEQVIVKSDVTDTVAYLQRTSPLLKRTESKIKYGQKAPDLEVASWVGAGGEAEAPDLSGKVVLIDFWGIHCGPCVGQLPEVRKAATYFADKPLLLLGLHDSHTTPEELRAFAEKEGLTFQLAIDKPASERGWFGETMRAYGIRGIPSSAVIDQEGNIVFVGSFKESLFKVEELLP; this comes from the coding sequence ATGAGCCAATCTTCTTTTCCAATCTACGTCTTTCCGTTCTTTTGCATGTCGATTGTTTTGTCGGCCGCGGTGAGCCAGCGACCAGCGAACGGGCAGTCGAGCGTCTCTGACTCGCGACCGCCTGAAGTGGTCGTGTTGAATACGATCGAAGATAACGCTGGTTTCGGGATGGAATTGCACCGCGTGTCGATCCGAGGAGTCGCTCGCGATTCGGCTGGTAAACCCATTTCAGCAGCCACGGTGTATGTTGCCAGTCAAAACCCGAGGTCTCCCGGTGGATTTGAGAACCTGCGGGGACAAACCACCTCCGACGAGGCGGGAAGATACGAATTGAGCGACGTGCAATTGCTTGTCAATCGCACTCGCCCCAATCCTCTTCCAGAACCGGCGGAGGGAGGTTTTGTGGTTTTTGGCGTTGCGGATGGCTACGGAATCACTTGGTCGAAAGAGCACCGATATCGCCCTGAAGAGCGACAGCAGGCGATCAAACAACAGGATGCACCGATCGACGAAACCGTTCCTGCGTTCTACAGAAATGAGCCGATGGTCGTCGATTTGGATTTTGATCTTCCAGCAACTCTGCAGGGACAAATCACCGACGATTTTGGCCAACCGATAGCGGGAGCAACCGTGTCACTCGGGCTGATCCGGAATTGGCGAAATCTCGATGGAGGTGGAATGTGGTCGTGTCGGTATGTCGGCAAAGTAGAGGAAGTTCGGCCTGTTCCCTTCGGCGCCATTCGTTCGTTGCCAGCCGAACTGCGGGAAACAACGACGGGTGCGGATGGTCGCTACCGATTTGATCAACTGCGGCGAGACACAATCTACTTGGGTTTGATTACTCCCGGGCCCCTGTTTGATGCCTACCAGTTTAGCTTGTCAACGCAGGAGAAAAGAACGTCCAAATCGCGACTGGTCCATACGGGCTACGATGGAACGCTCGGCCGCGAATTCGAGACGCCTCGCGACGTGAATGTCGTTGTCGTCGACCGGAAGAATGAACGGCCTGTTTCCGATGCAATCGTCACGGCCTATCACAAACGCAAGATTCGTCACGTCGGTTCGCGAGGAAGAACGGATGCGAATGGGGAGACGAAACTACGATTGCCGCCGAGCGAACAAGAAGACGACTACGAACTTTGCGTTGAGCCCAGTTCGACTGAGCCGTTGCTGCTAGAGTCGTTCCGGTTCACGGTACCGAAAAAAGGGCACTCGATCGATGTGCCTGTCAAGTTGCAGCATGCTGCGATCGTCCAAATTCGCTGCGTGGATGCTGACTCGGGTAATCCCGTTTCTGGCGTGCGATTCGAATATGAAACTGACACGCACAGCACTCCTCAAACGGTGTCGAGCCAAAGTGTCTACGTGGATCATCCTGTCACGAATAATCAAGGAATGCTGACGGCCTATTTACCACCAGGTCGCCGCCGCTTCATTGCCCTGGATGATTCCGCTGGTGTGGAGCGGAGCCAGTCCGTGTCGCTTGATCATGACACGGGGCTTCGTGGCGAATTGGTTGAGTTGGTGGCGGGTGAGACGACGAAGGTTCAGTTTGAAATCCCCTCAGTTCTGGATGACTCGAGTTCATGGCCTGCTCGCAAATCCGTGTTTCCAAAGGAATACGCCGAGAAGTGGGATCTACAGGGACGACTGATGCGAGACGCACGCGCGAAAGTGTCCGTTCGCTTGACTCGAACTTCTGGGAAGAAGCTTGATGCCAAAAAAATGCTCGAGACGTTTCGCAATCTGGATCCCTATCAAGTTCCTAATGTCGAAGCAATTTTCAACGACACCTTCGATGCGAAATTGCATATGACACCGATGGTGATCACCGTTGACGGTTCGAAGAAGCGGGAGGACACGTACTCAGTGGATATCGGATCAAAACTGCCACGACTCGACAGCGATGGCAACGTGCGTCCGACTCGCACCATGGTTTCCAATGGTTTTGAATTTGTGAGTGTCAGCGGTTTTAACAACCAAGTCGATGTGAACGAAGCCTCTAAGTCTCGGCACCATATTTCCAGCCTACACGATTTGTGTCGCTGGCCGTTGATACGTCGTATTCGTCCTGGTCAAACGCCGCCGGAGGACGAGTTGCCTCAGCCCAACATCATCGACTTAGGTGACCGCGTCGCGTTTGAAATGGAGTTGGAACGAGGGGGCGGGAAAATGGTCTTTCGCCAGGTGTGCGATAAAAAGACCGGTTTCATCTTTGAGTTTGCAGTTGGGCCAACGTTTGATGATTTAGCTGATGTCAGGTTCTATTTCGCCCCGACAGAGCAGTCCAACGGGTTGATCCTGCCGGGAATGGAGGTGAGCTGGAAGTTGCGAGACAACAAGATCCAGCATTATGAGCTACACCTGATTGATGAAGTCAAATTGCTTGATGCCATCGCTCCCGAAACTTTTGCGGTCGCGATACCGGCTGGCAGTATGATTGTTGATTATCGCGGAATCTCGAACGATCCCCAACAACCGAGGCAGCGTCCCGAGCAGGTTATTGTCAAGTCCGATGTGACCGATACGGTGGCCTACTTGCAACGCACTTCGCCGCTGCTCAAGCGTACAGAAAGCAAGATCAAGTATGGCCAAAAGGCGCCTGATCTCGAAGTTGCAAGCTGGGTCGGTGCAGGTGGCGAGGCGGAGGCTCCAGATTTGTCTGGCAAAGTGGTTCTGATTGATTTTTGGGGCATCCATTGTGGTCCGTGTGTAGGGCAACTCCCCGAAGTGCGGAAAGCGGCGACCTATTTCGCTGACAAACCGCTTTTGCTTCTCGGCTTGCACGACAGCCACACCACGCCGGAGGAACTGCGGGCGTTCGCGGAAAAAGAAGGGCTCACGTTTCAGCTGGCGATCGACAAACCGGCAAGCGAGCGAGGTTGGTTTGGTGAAACGATGCGAGCCTACGGGATTCGCGGCATTCCAAG